The region ATGGCATTCTTTACTGTTCTGAGCAGTGAAGCTCAGAGCAGTCAGGAGTTCAGAGAGCGGCTCATTGAACGAATTCAAACTTCACAAACATCTGGAACCAAGGCGTTTGAACATCTGCACCCCTCCCACTTTCGATTGGCTCTCCGGCAGGATTCGAGTGGAGAGAATGCCATCAAAACAAGTTATACAAGCCCTGAAAAGGCACTTTGTGAGGGCTCTCTTTTGTCGCAGCTCGACCTCCTCCGTCTAAAGTCCGGTTTGAAAGCCGAGCGTCGCCACAAACACGCTCCTGACGCGATACTTTACCTCCACTCCCAGCGAACAGCGCTTTTCTCTCCATCGCGACGCAGCCGAGGGTGAAACTTTTCAACTCCATCAACTGAGGGAAGTCTGAAGTTTGCTCTTCTGCggttctttgtgtgtgtgcgtgagtgtgtgcgtgtttctTTGCTTGGGAagtcaggcaaaaaaaaaaaaaaaagcgctgCGTCGTCGCCTATATCTGCCAAACACCAGCTGAACTTGTTGACTTCCTCGGACAAACGGGGCGCTCCATTTAATTTCTCTTATCTTTTGATTGCAGTTTGTAAATTCATGCGCATCTTATTATCCTTCCAGCTGTGACTACTCCCCCCGTTTGACgaaggaggggaaaaagaaaaagagagaagagagagagagagagatggagaagCGGTCCTCGCTGGGGTTTGGAGTCTTTATTATCTCCGCATAAGTGACTTTCCATGAGTAGGGAGGAAAACTTGAACTACAGTTCATGTGAAGCAATGGGGGCTCGGACCAGTGCGCATGCGCGTTTCTTTTCCGTTATATCAACTTGGCcgtgccagaaaaaaaaaaaatccatatgaCCCGGATCGGTTTAGGTCGGGTTGGCTTTTCAAACTGAGGTGCGTGAGTTTAATGATAGGAATCGTGTTTGCTCCCAACTATTTTCACTTTGTGTTAAGAATCTGACCATTAAAGTCACTtctctggtgtttttgtttgtcttaacCCTTCCATAgctgtgcaaaacaaacaaacatacaaaaaagttCTGGGAAACAGGCTTTTGCTGCAGAGCTAATTGGAAAAAGGTTACTGCAGGAGTTAACTGTATGGCAAGCCAGTGTGTCATATAATAGTTTCACAAGTTCGTCAAAGCCAGAtagtcaaaatgattgtttcaGCAAGAAAATCAACATGTCAGACAACCTAAACACCACTTTTCTAATTCCTGCGTTTTGGCTCTTCAGCTCTAGATATCCACACGTACATTTGTCCTATCTAGAATAAACACTGTGGATATCTGAAACAGAATGTCTAAGTTTAATACGTTTAATTTTAGATAACCAAAGTGAATGGAAAAACTTTCAGATATTTCTGCTATGATTTCTGACATTCAAAAACCAATTTCACCTGCAAAAATACGCTTGGGTAATATCAAAAAATcatattatttaattaaaactaaattttgacAGGGACAACTGTTGTTATCAGTATCTTCAAATAGTGCTCAAGTTTCAGGTCATccctctttgtatttttttccctataAGCTCCTTTTAAGATCTGTTATTGTCccttttcaatttgttttttattctctaagttttattattacattttcatCGGGTTAAGCTGCAAACCTAATGTTGTTGCTTTGTATAATAattgcaatgacaataaaggatattttattctttgttatTCTATTctataaaaagtaataaaaagctAGATGTGATTATATGCTACAAGAACTGCCTTACCAGGGAGCCATTCTTTACAACTGACTACTAATGAttgacataaaaacaggaaaagagaTTTTGcaattattttgcttttctgttatCCAGCTGCCATGTGATAGCAGattacaaaacaacatttttaggaACTTGTCTTTCAGTTATTCTTTCTATAAACGATGAAGCAATTCAGTTGTGACTTGAAGGACAGATTAAGGGAAATGATCCGTGtgcatacaaataaaaaaactaacaagtTGAAAGTCTCTGTGCAGAGTTTATTAGCCAAATATGATGTAAAACGCCTCAGTACTGTGGAAATGTTGGATCTATTTTCATTGCCCAGGCCACAAGGCCTCCACAGATGTCTTTCACGGCGATGCTGTCCACTTCTGACCCGCTCATCTTCTCCAGAACCTGCACCGCCTTCTGAGAGTCATTACCCTGCTTACAGAGCACATAAACTGCAAGGAACcaaggagaaacaaaaatgagagcTGGTGATAAATGTTAactgtttaatatgttttaaagaacattttttgtaaagTCAAACACACTGCGAAGGTACAGAACCTGcttaaataatgaaaacaggTGACGGTTTAACATCAGGAGTACACTGAGGACTAAGAAGAAACACCacaaagctaaatttagcagcaccaaaataacattttgaataTTAATTTCTCTAAAGCAGACCAGCTACTCAGTACTTGTTTTGGAAAAAGGGGTCACCTAGCAACTCCATTAGAACCTGTCCGTTCCTGAGACCACACAGAGGACTATGAATATGTACAAGTGACTCAACATGGCTGTTTGTTTCTAACAACAGACGCAGATCATAAACGGTGTCGTACCTGCTGGCTGGCTGTCACCTGCCATCTGCTGCTTCAGCTGGCTGACTCGCTCCTGGAGTAACTGGATATCTTCACTCCTTCTATCCTCTAAACTCGAGAGCGGGATATCTGGCAGCAATGTAAGGAGAGTAATtacaaagaaacaggaaacaaaatattttttacaacaCAACGAGTAGTATTGTGTGTTTCAATTGTGAAAAGGATACTGAGAGAGAAGGGTAAGTTGCATATCTCCACTTCCACAAGAGGGCGCACATCCAATAAGATATGTGGTGATGAGTTGTCCACAATGGATTTATATTCCTagaattacaaataaaacattaattattgcTCCCACATCATCATTTGCTTGGTTAAAAGAGagccagtttttatttttggttaaagatgctgatttttatctttagttaaacaagaaaaccaaaattaCTGATAAGTAAATTTAAAAGTCACATGAACATTTTAACGGCTTTTCCTAAATCACAGGAAGCAAAACTGTTTCTAAGTGGAGCCCCCTTGCACAATTATGGCTGCTCCCCAATCAATCATGATTCACATCTCTGTGCTTAATGACTCAGCAGGTTTCAAAGCGCCAattctgcagaaatataaacacatgCAATCCACCAGCACTGCTCTCGGAGCCAACAAgcacatgtttttctttctcacagaAAATCTACAGGCGCAGTTTAAGTCATTTCCCATTTGAGGCTGGGTCGGCGCTAAGATGTAATCAGTttataaatgcacataaaacCTGAGACGTTGTGAGCAATCATCGAATAAATGCCAGTAAATACAGGGAGTCACGCAATGAGCATCTGGTCAGGAATGTCTAACTCACTGTGCTGTACCTGGACTGTGATCCTCTGATTGTTGGACAGGAGGTGAAGCTTTcgacactgaaaaataaatgcatgcacTTTGAAAAGCtcataaaacaggtttttttaagATGAGAAGTGCTCCATTTCAACCTGCAATATTTGAGTGAAAATGACTAATAATGAGGTCCTTTTTTGACCAACCTTATCCGCGGCAGCAGACCCACAGAAAGCCTCGTAGTCTATTAGTCGTGTCACGCTGGGGTTTTCGCCACACACCGCACAGCCGGCCTGTTTGGGCCGCAGCCTGATGGACCTGAATCTGAGATCCTGAGCGTCAAGCATCAGCAGCTGCTGACTGCAGGAAGCTGGGACGGCCAGTCAAGTGAAAGGTGATGAAAAAGAGTCAGAGGATTGCTCAACATGGCAACATGCGGGAGTTTTTGTGGGGGAAAACAGTAACGTTTCCCTGCATGACGCATCGCGACCAGGTGTTAGCATGTATATCTCAAAGCAACACAAAAGGCAGGATAAGGAAAGTCTGTTCTCTGCTAAGAGTCTGAATATTACTGACAGAACAAAGAAACTCCAGCAGTTTCAGGAGACAATGGAAAATAAATAGCAGGGTCCAGAAAATGCAGccaatatttttgtttgccttATCAGACGAGCACAAAACTTTGTTACAATAAAATctatttcagcattttattgttGATATATCACAATGACTgggcaaaaactgaaacaaagaaacaaaatggcaaaGGAGGTTTCTACAAGTTGGCGTAGagaatggaaaaataaaagatacagCCTTGCCCCGAGGCAATTTTGATGACCTCTAACGCTTGGAAGCAGCCCATTAGACCTggaactttaatttaaaagaaagaaaatgtctcaaaaagGTATTATTTTCACAGACAAATGTAATGAGCCTGTGAAAGTTTGGGGGACAAAACTCACCCACTCCTAACACTCCTCCATCAGAACAATTAGTTACGGTCTCTGGGGGTGGGGGAACCGGATATAGACATCTGTAGCAGGGCCCTCCTTTGTAGTTATACACTGTCAGCTGAACAAAAACGCACAAATAACAGAGCAAATCTAACGACGTCTAAATTGATAGAGAAGGCGGACTGCTCCCCATCTTACTTGCCCCTCCATTCGCAAGGCACTCGCCGACACGAGAGGTGTGCCGCTGAGCACGCAGGCGTCGTTCACCAGGTAACGAGTGGGGACGTTGTCTGAACAGTCGGCCACGATGTCGTATATGAGGTCAGAGAAGTCAAGGAGTCCTCGGACACATTTACAGTGGATCAATACAGAGTCCTACTAAAAATGCTTCTCGTGCAGTATAAGTAGTTATGAGCTTAGATAAGATGTCGATCTCTGATAGACAAGATGTATTTAGACATGTTTTTACTCGTCGGCAGGTAACAGCTGCAGCCAGAGGATACTGCTGAATGAGCTGCAGGGCGTTTTCAGGCGTCAGCTGCAGGTGGTAAGGAATACACTCTACAGTGGAATTTAGCCTGCAAACAGACatgcaaaaatgtttcttatttaaGGTTATCTTCCTtgcataaatggaaaaaaacaatacaataactttgtgtttttcagcttctttaaaacacaaacaaaaaccatacTGCTAGTTTGGTTGAatcaacaacaaatcaaaattttgCTATCTCAACCACAATACATCCCAGCACCCCCAAATTATTGTACTTGATGCGTATTGACACtgataaaacacaacacaagtCTTTTATTCTTCGGAGAAATGATGCCCTCGTGTGGCTGCAGCTGTGAAACAAGTGCGCAGCACACAGAAGGCTCACTGTTCGATGGAAAAGCCCCAAAACGTCTGCCCCCAAAATAACATGTTTGCACAATATTTGTGGACTGAGGCTAAATGTACAACTAGATATAACCTGTGGTGAGACTGTAAAGAGCTGACAAACATTACAAAGTAACCAGAGAGTgacagaaaggagaaaaacacaccAATGATTATACTTACTTGCATTTTCCTATATTATCAAAACACTAAACTTCACTGTTTTAACTGTTTGGGCTTGTTGTAACATAGAAAAAGGAGGTTAATCGaccatatttttgaaaaatcatTCGTTATTTGATAAAAATCTGTACAAACATAATGAGTCTGTACCTTTGAACTGActcagcagcagacagagcCTTGGCCTGGCCCTGGTTCTCCTCCCCGTGAAGCACCTGTCTGTGCAGGTTACTGAGCTCCACTTCGTCATAGTCTAACAGACCGAGGCGCCCTGAGGGGTACGGTTTATGAAAAACGTCagtctctgtctgtgttttaatCTATCTGAATGCAGAACACATTTACAACTTAAGGCAAAcgatacattaaaaaaaaacaggtttgaatATACCACCATAACTTGACCTTACATTCTGAGTAAGTATAGTTTACTTATAAAGCCCATTCTCAGTCTATCATCAAAATCTTTCAGACTCCACTGAACAGCTGAGTCTAAACTTGCTGCCTGGTTTGTGGAATCACGCTGTCTGGGTCAATAATTACACAGTCAGAGTGTGTTGATCCTGGATgctaattatgaaaaaaaaatacttcccATCTATATTATTATGACAAGGACAATTAAAGCAGGGTGATGACATGATCAGTACTGCAGGCTGCTTTTTGTGCATCTAGATTACCTACCAATGCCTGCTGCGGCCAGGTACTGGGCCAGGGGGCAACCTAGTCCACCACAGCCTACAACCAGCACTGATGTCTTGGATAAATTTAGCTGACCTGTGAAGAAGCAGGAATCCAGGGTTTAGTCGCAGACACACTTCACCTGCTGCACTGAATGTCAGTCTGTACGTGTCTGTACCTTTTACACCGAGCTCAGGCAGGAGGAGCTGTCGGCTGTACCGCATGATGTCCTGGTTGCTGAGCGCTGGTTTACCGCTCAGCGGGCTGAGCGGCTCTACtttgttctgcagcttcagTTCTGAGCCGTGACCCTGATGTCACACGATCAGGATATCATTATACAACACGCAACAGAACAGTAATCAGCTGTCGATGTGCATCCCATGACCatttcatgacagttttactaaaatccatCATGTGGTTCATGAAACACTTTGCTAACAAACTATCAGAGTTAATTCCAGTAGTATTAAACACGTGCCTTCAAACAATGAACTACATCAGTGTCTTTGCTGTTATTTTCCCGGGTAACATTATGTCTCAGCTGTATTTCAGGACCAGTCTAAAGGTGCTCATTTTAATATTGTATAGACCggtcaaagaaaataaaatcaaatcatgaTTTTCTCTATAATATAagtggttaatgtgtcctttaattaaaaatttgtaagcaaaattgtCCCAATAACTATTTGTTTACcgaacagctgaagtgactgaaaataggtcaacaatggtcCTGGAGGAGCTGTTTGGGATTAAGAAGGGCAACAGTTTTGATGAACTGGTGatacgctcagatttgttgagtaaaatatgcagagaaaagggctttgtttacattgagtgcggacccacatttcagacttgcatcaatatatctggaaggCGAATGGAGTAGTTTCTTTCAAACTGCGCCGTTTGTtatagttcaggataatctttttaaaagttgatttCACAGTTAACAGATTTTAGACACTCTGGGGTTCAGGGCTGTGTTTCTGGAGCTGAAACTGGGTGACTTTATAcggaagtttttttaaaaaaaagatcttcaaTTTCACGAAGAGTTTCGTACCTTCTTCTCCAGCTGTGCCAGTTTATTCTTCAAAGCAGaaatctctttctctctctcctccagtTGAGCCTTTAAGCTGCACACTTCCTGAGCcataactttaaaactttaaaagcaacacCTGCAGACAAATATACCC is a window of Kryptolebias marmoratus isolate JLee-2015 linkage group LG10, ASM164957v2, whole genome shotgun sequence DNA encoding:
- the mocs3 gene encoding adenylyltransferase and sulfurtransferase MOCS3, which codes for MAQEVCSLKAQLEEREKEISALKNKLAQLEKKGHGSELKLQNKVEPLSPLSGKPALSNQDIMRYSRQLLLPELGVKGQLNLSKTSVLVVGCGGLGCPLAQYLAAAGIGRLGLLDYDEVELSNLHRQVLHGEENQGQAKALSAAESVQRLNSTVECIPYHLQLTPENALQLIQQYDIVADCSDNVPTRYLVNDACVLSGTPLVSASALRMEGQLTVYNYKGGPCYRCLYPVPPPPETVTNCSDGGVLGVVPGLMGCFQALEVIKIASGQGSSCSQQLLMLDAQDLRFRSIRLRPKQAGCAVCGENPSVTRLIDYEAFCGSAAADKCRKLHLLSNNQRITVQEYKSIVDNSSPHILLDVRPLVEVEICNLPFSLNIPLSSLEDRRSEDIQLLQERVSQLKQQMAGDSQPAVYVLCKQGNDSQKAVQVLEKMSGSEVDSIAVKDICGGLVAWAMKIDPTFPQY